TTAAATTAATACTTTTCTGCAGTGTTATTAACTCAATTGTACTAATTTTGTCTATAATTTTTGCAGATCGTTCAATTAAATCACTAAAGCCTGATGCAGATTGGATTAGAATTGCGAGTAAAAGTTTGCCTTGGATTATTCTAATTGTTATTTTAGTACATATCTTTTCAATTGTTCGTACATTCGGTTTTATTTAAAAAAGTTAATATGTCATTGTAGCCTTAATACAAAACAATACAATGTATCATGCTATAATGAGTAAAACAATTTGATAACGTTGTTGCGTATAAAAAATATTAGATTTTCGAAATCATAACTATGCATCTAATCGCTATAGTTATACAACAAGATATAACATATAATGAGGTTTGATAATGCATCGACAATTTTTGTCGTCGCGTTGCCAAAACCTCTTTTTTAAATTCAAACTACTTCTTTTCGAGGTGAACCAAATGCAATATGTATATATTTTTATCGGTGGTGCTTTAGGCGCTTTATTACGTTACCTCATTTCTTTTCTGAATACTGACGGAGGTTTTCCAATCGGAACACTGATAGCCAATTTGACTGGTGCCTTTGTAATGGGATTGCTAACAGCCTTAACAATTGCATTTTTTTCAAACCATCCGACCCTAAAAAAAGCTATTACGACTGGTTTTCTTGGTGCTTTAACGACTTTTTCAACATTTCAATTAGAATTAATACATATGTTTGATCATCAACAATTTATAACTTTACTACTATATGCTGTAACAAGTTATGTCTTTGGTATTTTGTTATGTTACGTCGGTATAAAACTAGGTGGTGGTTTATCATGATATCAATCATTTTAGTCATGATTGGCGGCGGTTTTGGCGCAATTGCTAGAAGTGCCATTACTGATTATTTTAATCATAAATTTACTTCAAAGTTACCTATCGCAACATTGATAGTAAATCTAGTTGGTAGTTTTTTAATTGGATTAACTATAGGCTTATCAATTTCAATCTCATGGTTCCCTGCGTTCTTTGTTACCGGTTTTTTAGGTGGCTTAACAACTTTCTCAACGTTAGCCAAAGAACTTACACTAATGATGACGCCAAAATTTAATATTAACCTTTTTCTCAATTATTCACTTTTACAATTCATCATTGGATTTATAGCTTGTTATATTGGCTATCATATTTAAAAATAAAATGCTTCATTCAGCAAATAGGTAAATTACGACACCTTCCTGAACGAAGCATTTTTTAATTTTCATGCAAATTTTTAAGCACCATATAATGCCTACCAAATTTCAATAATCTTTGTTGCCGTTTAAATAATGTGAATGTCAATAAATTCTCCAAACTAGTCGAAAATAAAGGGAGTGGGACATAAATCCCTAAAAAAACAGCAGTAAGATAATTTTCAATTAGAAAATATCTTACTGCTGTTCTCTATTTATACAATACTTCGTATTGAATGGCTTCGCTTTCCTAGGGTGCCGTCTCAGCCTCGGTCTTCGACTGGCACTGCTCCCTCAGGAGTCTCGCCATTAATACTACGTATTAACATGTAATTTTACTTTTACATACTTTAAAAAATAAGACACTTTGCCCAACTTACACTACCAATAGAAACCTCTGTTAGAATTCCTCAAAATGATATTTCGCGATATGTTAATGAAATTGTTGAAACGATACCTGATAGCGAATTCGATGAATTCAGACATCATCGTGGCGCAACATCCT
The genomic region above belongs to Staphylococcus aureus and contains:
- the crcB gene encoding fluoride efflux transporter CrcB yields the protein MQYVYIFIGGALGALLRYLISFLNTDGGFPIGTLIANLTGAFVMGLLTALTIAFFSNHPTLKKAITTGFLGALTTFSTFQLELIHMFDHQQFITLLLYAVTSYVFGILLCYVGIKLGGGLS
- a CDS encoding CrcB family protein; protein product: MISIILVMIGGGFGAIARSAITDYFNHKFTSKLPIATLIVNLVGSFLIGLTIGLSISISWFPAFFVTGFLGGLTTFSTLAKELTLMMTPKFNINLFLNYSLLQFIIGFIACYIGYHI